In a single window of the Halobaculum lipolyticum genome:
- a CDS encoding winged helix-turn-helix domain-containing protein: MEKALWYLLTGTRGGANRVRIVRLLDEQPRNANRLAAELDVDYNTVRHHLDMLVDHDVVEAGGDDYGKLYFLTDRFERHRDAFERITDRMEPLEATDPADADPHDTTE; this comes from the coding sequence ATGGAGAAGGCGTTGTGGTACCTGTTGACCGGCACGCGCGGCGGCGCCAACCGCGTCCGGATCGTCCGGCTGCTCGACGAGCAGCCGCGCAACGCCAACCGTCTCGCCGCCGAACTGGACGTCGACTACAACACCGTCCGCCACCACCTCGACATGCTCGTCGACCACGACGTCGTCGAGGCGGGCGGCGACGACTACGGGAAGCTGTACTTCCTCACCGACCGCTTCGAGCGCCACCGCGACGCCTTCGAGCGCATCACCGACCGGATGGAACCGCTCGAGGCGACCGACCCGGCCGACGCCGACCCACACGACACGACCGAGTGA